From the Manis javanica isolate MJ-LG chromosome 11, MJ_LKY, whole genome shotgun sequence genome, one window contains:
- the TMEM138 gene encoding transmembrane protein 138 isoform X2 produces MFFNTFVFQAGLVNLLFRKFKGTIILTAVYFALGISLHVWIMNLRWKNSNCFVWTDGLQTLFVFQRLAAVLYYYFYKRTAVRLGDPRFYQDSLWLRKEFMQVRR; encoded by the exons ATGTTCTTCAACACCTTCGTCTTCCAGGCAGGCCTGGTCAACCTCCTATTCCGTAAGTTCAAAGGGACCATCATCCTGACAGCTGTGTACTTCGCCCTCGGCATCTCTCTTCATGTCTGGATCATG AACTTACGCTGGAAAAATTCCAACTGCTTTGTCTGGACAGATGGACTTCAAACACTGTTTGTGTTCCAGAGACTGG CGGCAGTATTATACTATTACTTCTACAAACGGACGGCTGTGAGACTCGGTGACCCTCGCTTCTACCAGGACTCTTTATGGCTGCGCAAGGAGTTCATGCAAGTCCGAAGGTGA
- the TMEM138 gene encoding transmembrane protein 138 isoform X1: MLQTSNYSLVLSLQFLLLSYDLFVNSFSELLRMAPVIQLVLFIIQDIAILFNIIIIFLMFFNTFVFQAGLVNLLFRKFKGTIILTAVYFALGISLHVWIMNLRWKNSNCFVWTDGLQTLFVFQRLAAVLYYYFYKRTAVRLGDPRFYQDSLWLRKEFMQVRR, translated from the exons ATGCTCCAGACCAGTAACTATAGCCTGGTGCTCTCCCTGCAATTCCTGCTGCTGTCCTATGACCTCTTTGTCAATTCCTTCTCAGAGCTACTCCGCATGGCTCCTGTCATCCAGCTGGTGCTCTTCAT CATCCAGGATATTGCGATCCTCTTCAACATCATCATCATTTTCCTCATGTTCTTCAACACCTTCGTCTTCCAGGCAGGCCTGGTCAACCTCCTATTCCGTAAGTTCAAAGGGACCATCATCCTGACAGCTGTGTACTTCGCCCTCGGCATCTCTCTTCATGTCTGGATCATG AACTTACGCTGGAAAAATTCCAACTGCTTTGTCTGGACAGATGGACTTCAAACACTGTTTGTGTTCCAGAGACTGG CGGCAGTATTATACTATTACTTCTACAAACGGACGGCTGTGAGACTCGGTGACCCTCGCTTCTACCAGGACTCTTTATGGCTGCGCAAGGAGTTCATGCAAGTCCGAAGGTGA